The bacterium DNA window AGGCGCCACGCCCGGCCCGCCGGTTGCACCCTGGACCCGCGCGCCCGTTTCGCCGATGGTACTCTCGGTGAATTGTCGTGGCAACAATTGGGTTCGGCCTGCCTGGCTGAGGTGTCGAGATGGCGGCGCCATTGACTCGCCGTGAAGCCAAGCAGCGCACACGCAAGCGCCTGCTCGACGCCGCCCGAAAGCTGATCCTGGCCGGCGGCGAGGCCCGCCTCGCCGCCAGCACCGTGGCCAGGCAGGCCGGCGTCGCGGGCGCCACCTTCTACGAGCACTTCCGCAGCCGCGACGATCTGGTGAAGGCGCTCTCGAACGACCTCTTCGACGAGCTCCGGGCCGAGCTCGGGAAGCGCCGTCACGAGGCCTTGGCGGCACCCGGAAGCGAGGAGAAGCTTCGCCAGGAGTTCCGCACCCCGCTCGAGATACTGGCCGCCAGCCCGGACCTCTTCCGGCTGGCGCTGCGGGTGCGTCACCACCCGGCATCGCCGTTGGGCGACTCCAGCCGGCGATTGGCCGGTAATACCCGTACCGACCTGGTCACCGAGCTCGTTGCCCGAGGCTATCCGCACGACGGGCCCGGGGAGCGGCGGCGGCTCGAGATGATCGCGGACATCCACATCGCCGCCACCGAAGTGCTGGCGCTCGGCTACCTGTCGGGACGTTATCCGGACCTCGATGAGATCGTCGACATGCTGGTCCTGGTCACCCGAGGAACTCGTCTGGCACGAGCGTGGCGGGGCCGCGGCGCGACCACGCCGGCCGCGGACGCAGCACCAGTGCCCGACCGCCACAGCGCAGCGGGCGGTCTGGCTTCGGGGCGGAGCCTGAACACGCGACTGACGACATAGCGTTCGATAGGAGCTCCGGTCGTTCAGCCGGCTCGCCGCGGGGGCACCCAGAACTTCACCGTTGTGCCCCGACCCGGCTTGCTGGTGATGACGGTGCGCCCTCCGGCAAGTTGAATCCGCTCTTTCATCGCGACGAGACCGATGTGCCCCGGCGTGGTGTCTGCCGGCACCTCGAACCCGACGCCGTCGTCCCGGATCAGCACCTCGGTCCCCCCTTCCGCTTCCCGAACTCGGACGGTCGCGTGTCGCGCTCGGGCATGCTTGCGGACGTTGTTGAGCGCTTCCTGGCAGGCTCGGTAAACCATCAACCGGGTATCCGCCGGCAGTTCTCGGGTCAGCTGGCTGTCGATGGCCAGCTCAGGATCGACACCGGTCGTGGTTTGCTCGAAGTAGAAGCGCAGGGCGGGCGCAAGCCCGAGCTCGAGCGCGTCCGGCCGGAGGTCGAAGATGAGACGCCGGAGCCTGTCACCGGCCACGGCGAGAGCTGAGCTCAAGTCCCGCAAAGACTGCTTCTCAGCGGGGTCGTAGGGACCTTCCGCCATCACCTGGAGCCGCATGCCGAGACCGGCCAGGACCTGAAGCGCGTCGTCATGGATGTCACTCGCGATCCGCTTCCGCTCCTCCTCGACCACGAGGCTCAGTCTCTCGAGGAGATGCCGCCGAGCTTCGTCGACCTCCCGGAGCTGGCGCAGGCTTTCCTCCTTCTCCTGTTCGGCGTGCAATCGGATGAAGGATTCGGCGAGGGTGTTCGCTGTCGCGCGCATGAAGAGAACGTCGTCCTGGGTGAACAACCGGCGTTTGGTCGTGTAGGCGGCCAACTCTCCGAAGGGGGTGGGCGAGCCATGAATGACCGCCCTGATCCCGCTCCGCACGGAGTGTTCGCGCAGCAGCCAGGCGGCCTTGAATCGGGTGTCGGTCTGAAAATCCTCGATGATCAGCGGTTCGTTGCTCTCGAACATGTAGCCCACCTGGGTGTTGTCGAGACGGACGGTGGCCGTGCCGACCAGACCCGGCCGCCAGCCGGTGCCGGCTCGCAGGAGCAGGTTCTTGCCATCGGGGAGCAGCTCGAGGATGCGGACGTAATCCACGTTCAGCGTCGAGGCGACGAGAGCGACCGCATGCTCCATCAGCTCCTGGGGGGCGGTGCCCACCAGCGCCCGCCAGCCGAGCTCGGCGATTCCCGCCTGTTGCTGCTGGCGGGACTGCTCGTGGTGCAGGAGCTCGAGCCTTCGAATCAGGTCCTTTTGAGCTTCATACAGCCGTGCGTTGTCGATCGCGACGGCCGCCTGGTTGGCGAATGTGGAGAGCAGGCGATCCTCCTCATCTGAGTAGCCCGACTTGCGGTTGGCAACCCCGACCATGCCGATGATCTCGTCCCCCACCCGCAGGGGAACACCGAGGAACGTTCGCACCGGGGGATGGCCGGGGGGCTGGCCGACCCTCCGGGGGTCGTTGACGACGTCGTTGGAGATGCAGGCGCGACCCTCGCGGATGACCACGCTGAAGATGGTCGGACGCACCGGTATGTGTCGGTACCGCTCGTAGAAGGTGGGGTCGGAGGGCTCGAATCCCTTGATGGCCGCCACCTCCAACATTTCCCTGCCGGCGTTGAGCAGGCCGACGAATCCGAACTCCGAGCCGGTCAGCTCCAGGCAGTATCCGAGGGCGCGATCAAGGACCTGCGGGAGTTCGTGGAGCCTCGACACCTCAACCGAAATCGAGTGGAGCGACTCCAGCTGCTGGCGGAACCCCACGTCGGCGCCTGAGCCCATACTCGCTGCCCGCCAATAGCCTACGCGCCACCTGGGCGAGATTCACCAGTCGCTCGCCCGGACCGGGGGAATCAGAGGCGACCGTGCGGGCCGCGAAGTCGCCGACCCGTGCTCAGCTAGGCGTCGATCAGGCTCATGTCGGCGTAGCGGGCCCCGACCGCGACGCCGAGGGGGGCGACCGCCTCGATACGTTCCAGGTCGGCTCCGGTCAGCTTCACGGCGACGGCGGCAACGTTCTCCTCCAGGAAGCGGATCCGCTTCGTACCCGGAATGGGCACGACGTCTTCTCCCTGCCGCAGGAGCCAGGCGAGGGCGAGCTGCCCGGGCGTGC harbors:
- a CDS encoding TetR/AcrR family transcriptional regulator, with product MAAPLTRREAKQRTRKRLLDAARKLILAGGEARLAASTVARQAGVAGATFYEHFRSRDDLVKALSNDLFDELRAELGKRRHEALAAPGSEEKLRQEFRTPLEILAASPDLFRLALRVRHHPASPLGDSSRRLAGNTRTDLVTELVARGYPHDGPGERRRLEMIADIHIAATEVLALGYLSGRYPDLDEIVDMLVLVTRGTRLARAWRGRGATTPAADAAPVPDRHSAAGGLASGRSLNTRLTT
- a CDS encoding GAF domain-containing protein, with protein sequence MGSGADVGFRQQLESLHSISVEVSRLHELPQVLDRALGYCLELTGSEFGFVGLLNAGREMLEVAAIKGFEPSDPTFYERYRHIPVRPTIFSVVIREGRACISNDVVNDPRRVGQPPGHPPVRTFLGVPLRVGDEIIGMVGVANRKSGYSDEEDRLLSTFANQAAVAIDNARLYEAQKDLIRRLELLHHEQSRQQQQAGIAELGWRALVGTAPQELMEHAVALVASTLNVDYVRILELLPDGKNLLLRAGTGWRPGLVGTATVRLDNTQVGYMFESNEPLIIEDFQTDTRFKAAWLLREHSVRSGIRAVIHGSPTPFGELAAYTTKRRLFTQDDVLFMRATANTLAESFIRLHAEQEKEESLRQLREVDEARRHLLERLSLVVEEERKRIASDIHDDALQVLAGLGMRLQVMAEGPYDPAEKQSLRDLSSALAVAGDRLRRLIFDLRPDALELGLAPALRFYFEQTTTGVDPELAIDSQLTRELPADTRLMVYRACQEALNNVRKHARARHATVRVREAEGGTEVLIRDDGVGFEVPADTTPGHIGLVAMKERIQLAGGRTVITSKPGRGTTVKFWVPPRRAG